A single Triticum dicoccoides isolate Atlit2015 ecotype Zavitan chromosome 2A, WEW_v2.0, whole genome shotgun sequence DNA region contains:
- the LOC119359103 gene encoding 1-Cys peroxiredoxin PER1 codes for MPGLTIGDTVPNLELDSTHGKIRIHDYVGNGYVILFSHPGDFTPVCTTELAAMANYAKEFEKRGVKLLGISCDDVQSHKEWTKDIEAYKPGSKVTYPIMADPDRSAIKQLNMVDPDEKDGEGQLPSRTLHIVGPDKVVKLSFLYPSCTGRNMDEVVRAVDSLLTAAKHKVATPANWKPGECVVIAPGVSDDEAKKMFPQGFETADLPSKKGYLRFTKV; via the exons ATGCCGGGCCTCACCATCGGCGACACCGTCCCCAACCTGGAGCTGGACTCCACCCACGGCAAGATCCGCATCCACGACTACGTCGGCAACGGCTACGTCATCCTCTTCTCGCACCCCG GCGATTTCACCCCGGTGTGCACGACGGAGCTGGCGGCCATGGCCAACTACGCCAAGGAGTTCGAGAAGCGGGGCGTGAAGCTGCTCGGCATCTCCTGCGACGACGTGCAGTCCCACAAGGAGTGGACCAAGGACATCGAGGCCTACAAG CCTGGGAGCAAGGTGACGTACCCGATCATGGCGGACCCGGACCGGTCGGCCATCAAGCAGCTCAACATGGTGGACCCGGACGAGAAGGACGGCGAGGGGCAGCTGCCGTCCCGCACCCTGCACATCGTGGGGCCGGACAAGGTGGTGAAGCTGAGCTTCCTGTACCCGTCGTGCACGGGGCGGAACATGGACGAGGTGGTGCGCGCCGTGGACTCGCTGCTGACGGCGGCCAAGCACAAGGTGGCCACCCCGGCCAACTGGAAGCCCGGGGAGTGCGTGGTGATCGCGCCCGGCGTCTCCGACGACGAGGCCAAGAAGATGTTTCCCCAGGGGTTTGAGACCGCCGACCTGCCCTCCAAGAAGGGCTACCTCCGCTTCACCAAGGTCTAG
- the LOC119353639 gene encoding uncharacterized protein LOC119353639, which yields MEPGREPTGTIVFASVGVTSFGFDVFSVAAPQTPESASAEGLAERRHTDGVSINFNAQFADEGGEEVAFVSERTGSAGLFLCRPGSDRAVPLPAVEGSLFHDRPTVRGGRLYFVSAHEKPDGWFRSWAAVYATDLGSEETVRVTPRGVADMSPAVSVSGELLAVASYGERPWAFDFHELETEVAVFRAADPARRVVVAARGGWPTWHGEGTVFFHRVADDGWWSVFRVDISPETLEPCGADTRVTPPGVHCFTPAAAGRWIAVATRRKGRAQRHIELFDLETEQFTSVTSLLNPELHHYNPFFSPSGARLGYHRFRGAGAPGDSLIPYRQPVRSPVSSVRMLRVHGSFPSFSPDAKYLALNGDFFKSPGVTILRADGSKRWVLAKQPNLFYTSWSPSESGVVFTSAGPIFETPKATVRVARIEFDPTELTDDRGDVDVAVKELTRPEAGNDAFPAVSPCGRWLVFRSGRSGHKNLYIVDAARGEETIRRVTDGEWIDTMPSWSPDGELIAFSSNRHEPGNAAVFSIYLVRPDGTGLRRVHVAGPPGSAEADRERINHVCFSPDGEWLLFTANLGGVVAEPVSGPNQFQPYGDLYVCRLDGSGVRRLTCNAYENGTPTWGPALGVESLSLGAPAADDSLGEFDEPLWLTCGV from the coding sequence ATGGAGCCCGGCCGCGAGCCCACCGGCACGATCGTCTTCGCCTCCGTCGGGGTCACCAGCTTCGGCTTCGACGtcttctccgtcgccgccccgcagACTCCGGAGAGCGCGTCCGCCGAGGGGCTGGCTGAGCGCCGCCACACGGACGGCGTCTCCATCAACTTCAACGCCCAGTTCGCGGATGagggcggcgaggaggtggcgttCGTGTCCGAGCGCACCGGCTCGGCGGGCCTCTTCCTGTGCCGCCCCGGGTCCGACCGCGCCGTGCCGCTGCCGGCCGTCGAGGGGAGCCTGTTCCACGACCGCCCCACCGTGAGAGGCGGCCGGCTGTACTTCGTCTCCGCGCACGAGAAGCCGGATGGATGGTTCAGGAGCTGGGCCGCGGTGTACGCGACGGACCTGGGCAGCGAGGAGACGGTGCGGGTGACGCCGCGGGGCGTGGCGGACATGAGCCCCGCCGTCTCCGTGTCCGGCGAGCTCCTCGCCGTCGCGTCGTACGGCGAGAGGCCTTGGGCGTTCGACTTCCACGAGCTCGAGACGGAGGTCGCCGTCTTCCGTGCCGCCGACCCCGCCCGCCGCGTCGTCGTCGCTGCTCGGGGCGGCTGGCCGACCTGGCACGGGGAGGGCACGGTGTTCTTCCACCGCGTCGCCGATGACGGCTGGTGGAGCGTCTTCCGGGTGGACATCTCGCCGGAGACCCTCGAGCCCTGCGGCGCCGATACGCGCGTGACGCCGCCGGGCGTGCACTGCTTCACCCCTGCCGCCGCGGGCCGTTGGATCGCCGTGGCGACGCGGCGGAAGGGGCGGGCGCAGCGCCACATCGAGCTGTTCGACCTCGAGACGGAGCAATTCACCTCTGTAACGTCGCTGCTCAACCCGGAGCTGCACCACTACAACCCCTTCTTCTCGCCGTCCGGCGCGCGCCTCGGATACCACCGCTTCCGCGGCGCGGGCGCGCCGGGCGACTCGCTGATCCCCTACCGGCAGCCGGTGCGCAGCCCGGTGAGCTCCGTCCGCATGCTCCGCGTGCACGGCTCCTTCCCGTCCTTCTCGCCGGACGCGAAGTACTTGGCCCTCAACGGCGACTTCTTCAAGTCCCCCGGCGTGACGATCCTCCGCGCCGACGGCTCCAAGCGATGGGTGCTCGCCAAGCAGCCCAACCTGTTCTACACGTCGTGGAGCCCCAGCGAGAGCGGGGTGGTGTTCACCTCCGCTGGCCCCATCTTCGAGACCCCGAAAGCGACGGTCCGGGTGGCGCGCATCGAGTTCGACCCGACGGAGCTCACCGACGACCGCGGCGACGTCGACGTGGCCGTGAAGGAGCTGACCCGGCCGGAGGCCGGCAACGACGCGTTCCCGGCGGTGTCGCCGTGCGGGCGGTGGCTGGTGTTCCGGTCCGGCCGGTCGGGCCACAAGAACCTCTACATCGTGGACGCGGCGCGCGGGGAGGAGACGATACGGCGGGTCACGGACGGCGAGTGGATCGACACGATGCCGAGCTGGTCGCCGGACGGGGAGCTGATCGCGTTCTCCTCCAACCGGCACGAGCCGGGCAACGCCGCCGTGTTCAGCATCTACCTGGTGCGGCCGGACGGGACGGGGCTGCGGCGGGTGCACGTGGCCGGGCCGCCGGGGAGCGCGGAGGCGGACAGGGAGCGGATCAACCACGTGTGCTTCAGCCCGGACGGCGAGTGGCTGCTCTTCACGGCCAACCTCGGGGGCGTGGTGGCCGAGCCCGTCTCAGGGCCGAACCAGTTCCAGCCGTACGGCGACCTGTACGTGTGCCGGCTCGACGGCTCCGGTGTGCGCAGGCTCACCTGCAACGCCTACGAGAACGGCACGCCGACGTGGGGCCCGGCGCTGGGCGTGGAGTCGCTGTCGCTGGGCGCCCCCGCCGCCGACGATTCGCTGGGCGAGTTCGACGAGCCGCTGTGGCTCACCTGCGGCGTGTGA